From a single Brassica napus cultivar Da-Ae chromosome C9, Da-Ae, whole genome shotgun sequence genomic region:
- the BNAC09G48970D gene encoding uncharacterized protein BNAC09G48970D: MEEEVKRLSKSLGGFCNHLQSSCDAFNQSLQRRPIPLDSASSTFIKSLNRRLSTAGSELNFLESMSFGTVSFEELLGHCNQIYKSNQEEVLNLQERLADFGYVAGVEIDEESEDSDDDLESPSLQPSVLKRLDEDDLLDDSPNFKSLGLSDACLATLASESKAARFVSSAVKDPYTSLEESVKGKPVETSALPVPKTSELSNEDEVGAVEMGRTSRPTITLIKDEYESLPSFMKALASWEDLLSAVEKFNAVLCNKKETNGSYYFRADELPTLGLGHKEKAYTLLLTRMKRLVVETTEGVVSYRVA; encoded by the exons ATGGAGGAAGAGGTGAAGAGGTTGAGCAAGAGCTTGGGAGGATTCTGCAACCATCTCCAAAGCAGCTGCGACGCTTTCAATCAATCTCTCCAGCGTCGCCCTATCCCTCTCG ATTCGGCTTCGTCGACGTTCATCAAGAGCCTTAACCGTCGGTTATCGACAGCTGGCTCCGAGCTGAACTTCCTTGAGTCAATGTCTTTCGGAACTGTCTCCTTCGAGGAGCTTTTGGGTCATTGCAATCAGATCTATAAGAGTAACCAAGAGGAGGTTCTGAATCTCCAGGAACGTCTCGCTGACTTCGGCTACGTTGCTG GAGTTGAGATCGATGAAGAGTCTGAGGATTCGGATGATGATTTGGAGTCTCCTTCATTGCAACCTTCAGTCCTGAAAAGATTAGACGAGGATGATCt TCTAGATGATTCTCCAAATTTCAAGAGCCTTGGGCTTTCGGATGCTTGTCTTGCAACTTTAGCTTCGGAAAGTAAGGCAGCGAGGTTTGTCTCGTCTGCTGTGAAGGATCCTTACACGTCTCTGGAAGAATCTGTGAA GGGAAAACCAGTTGAGACTAGTGCTCTACCTGTTCCAAAGACGTCAGAGCTTTCCaatg AAGATGAGGTTGGGGCAGTAGAGATGGGTAGGACTTCAAGGCCGACTATAACATTGATAAAAGATGAATATGAAAGTCTTCCTTCTTTCATGAAAGCTTTAGCATCATGGGAG GATCTGCTCAGTGCCGTGGAGAAATTCAACGCAGTCCTTTGTaacaagaaagaaacaaacGGGTCTTACTACTTCCGTGCAGATGAACTGCCAACTCTAGGCCTTG GGCACAAGGAGAAAGCGTACACGTTACTACTGACACGGATGAAGAGATTAGTGGTTGAGACAACGGAGGGTGTTGTATCCTACAGAGTTGCATAG
- the LOC106375471 gene encoding probable carboxylesterase 15 codes for MGSLGEEQPQVAEDCMGLLQLLSNGTVLRSKSIDLITQQIPLANHETVLFKDSVFHKPNNLHLRLYKPVLVSNRTIPVVVFFHGGGFCFGSRSWPHFHNFCLTLASSLHALVVAPDYRLAPEHRLPAAFEDAEAALVWLRDQAVSSDCDHWFEGGPGVDFDRVYVLGDSSGGNIAHHLAFRFGSGSVELSPVRVRGYVLLGPFFGGEERTKSEDGPSEKKLNLDLLDKFWRLSLPEGATRDHPMANPFGPTSPALESISIEPMLVIAGGSELLKDRAKEYAYKLKKMRGKKVDYIEFENEEHGFYNNSPSSDAAQQLLRIIGDFMDNFSNII; via the exons ATGGGTTCACTAGGAGAAGAGCAGCCACAAGTAGCAGAAGACTGCATGGGTTTGCTTCAACTCTTGAGCAACGGCACCGTTTTGAGATCCAAGAGCATTGACCTTATCACTCAACAAATCCCACTCGCTAACCACGAAACCGTTCTCTTCAAAGACTCGGTCTTCCACAAACCAAACAACCTCCACCTCCGTCTCTACAAGCCTGTTCTCGTCTCTAACCGTACCATCCCCGTCGTGGTCTTCTTCCACGGCGGTGGCTTTTGCTTCGGCTCACGTTCTTGGCCTCACTTTCACAACTTCTGCCTCACTCTTGCATCCTCCCTCCACGCCCTTGTGGTGGCCCCTGACTACCGTTTAGCACCCGAGCACCGCCTCCCGGCAGCCTTTGAGGATGCAGAGGCTGCGCTTGTTTGGCTACGGGACCAGGCTGTTTCCAGTGACTGTGACCACTGGTTCGAAGGTGGACCGGGCGTTGACTTCGACAGGGTTTATGTCCTTGGCGATTCCTCCGGTGGGAACATAGCTCATCACCTTGCTTTCCGGTTTGGGTCTGGTTCAGTCGAGTTAAGTCCGGTTCGGGTTCGCGGTTACGTTCTTTTGGGACCATTTTTTGGCGGGGAGGAGAGAACCAAGTCAGAGGATGGCCCCTCTGAGAAAAAGCTAAACTTGGATTTGCTTGACAA GTTTTGGAGACTTTCACTACCAGAAGGTGCAACAAGGGATCATCCCATGGCTAACCCTTTTGGGCCGACGAGTCCTGCACTTGAATCAATTAGCATAGAGCCAATGTTGGTGATCGCCGGCGGCTCGGAACTTCTGAAAGACAGGGCCAAAGAGTACGCATAtaaattgaagaagatgagaggGAAAAAAGTAGATTACATTGAATTTGAAAACGAGGAGCATGGTTTCTATAACAACAGTCCATCTTCAGATGCTGCGCAACAGCTTCTTCGTATCATTGGAGACTTTATGGACAACTTCTCCAATATAATTTAG
- the LOC106375465 gene encoding pentatricopeptide repeat-containing protein At5g06540-like: protein MSSSIVLNTLRSKHPKLALLQTCSSFTDLKIIHGFLIRTHLISDVFVASRLLSLSFKSTEYAYRIFSQIQSPNLFVFNLLIRSFSTSPEPSKAYNFYTQMLRLCIPPDNITFPFLIKASAEMECVRTGAQIHSHIVRFGFHNDVYVENSLVHMYATCGSIASAGRVFGGMPFRNVVSWTSMVDGYCKCGLVDDAREMFDEMPHRNLVTWSIMINGYAKSNRFEEAVELFEVMQREGVVANETVMVSVVSSCAHLGALGVGVRAHEYVVENGMNVNLVLGTALVEMYWRCGEMEKAVRVFQELDEKDSLSWSSIIKGLAVHGNAHKAVGYFSEMVRLGFVPRDVTFTAVLSACSHGGLVEKGFEIYEMMKRDYGIEPRLEHYGCIVDMLGRAGKLAEAERFIEKMPVKPNAPILGALLGACKIYKNAEVAERVGNMLLEAKPEHSGYYVLLSNIYACAGKWEKIESVREMMKEKLVKKPPAWSVIEIDGKINKFSMGDDHPEMGKIRRKWEEILGKIRLVGYKGNTEDAFFDVDEEEKESAIHMHSEKLAIAYGMIKTKPGTIIRIVKNLRVCEDCHTVTKHISEVYGREFIVRDRNRFHHFRNGLCSCRDYW from the coding sequence ATGAGTAGCAGCATCGTGCTCAACACACTTCGCTCAAAACACCCGAAGCTAGCTTTACTCCAAACCTGCTCTTCCTTCACCGACCTCAAGATCATCCATGGCTTCCTCATACGAACCCATCTCATCTCCGACGTCTTCGTCGCCAGccgtctcctctctctctccttcaaaTCCACGGAATACGCATACAGAATCTTCTCCCAGATCCAAAGTCCGAACCTTTTCGTCTTCAACCTCCTCATCCGCAGCTTCTCCACAAGCCCAGAACCTAGCAAAGCCTACAACTTCTACACCCAGATGCTGAGACTTTGCATCCCCCCAGATAACATCACGTTCCCGTTTCTTATCAAAGCCTCCGCTGAGATGGAGTGCGTGAGAACAGGAGCGCAGATTCATTCGCACATCGTTAGATTCGGGTTCCACAACGATGTTTATGTGGAGAACTCTCTTGTTCACATGTACGCCACTTGCGGCTCGATCGCCTCCGCCGGTAGAGTCTTCGGAGGGATGCCGTTTCGAAATGTGGTTTCTTGGACTTCGATGGTGGATGGGTACTGCAAATGCGGGCTGGTTGATGACGCGCGAGAGATGTTCGACGAAATGCCTCACAGAAATTTGGTGACGTGGAGTATTATGATCAACGGGTATGCGAAGAGTAACCGTTTCGAGGAAGCGGTTGAGTTGTTCGAAGTGATGCAAAGAGAAGGCGTTGTCGCGAACGAGACGGTTATGGTGAGTGTTGTTTCCTCTTGTGCTCATTTGGGCGCGCTTGGGGTTGGAGTAAGGGCGCATGAGTACGTGGTTGAGAATGGGATGAACGTGAATCTTGTTCTCGGGACGGCTCTTGTGGAGATGTACTGGAGGTGCGGGGAGATGGAGAAGGCGGTTCGTGTGTTTCAGGAGTTGGATGAGAAGGATAGCTTGAGCTGGAGTTCGATTATCAAAGGCCTTGCGGTGCACGGAAACGCTCACAAGGCGGTTGGTTACTTCTCTGAAATGGTTAGGTTAGGTTTTGTGCCTAGAGATGTTACGTTCACAGCGGTTCTTTCGGCTTGCAGCCACGGTGGGTTAGTTGAAAAAGGTTTTGAAATATATGAGATGATGAAAAGAGATTATGGGATTGAGCCTAGGTTAGAGCATTATGGTTGTATTGTTGACATGCTTGGCCGTGCTGGAAAGCTAGCAGAAGCTGAGAGGTTTATCGAAAAAATGCCGGTGAAGCCGAATGCTCCTATATTAGGAGCTTTGCTTGGAGCGTGTAAGATTTATAAGAACGCTGAGGTGGCAGAGAGAGTAGGAAACATGTTGTTAGAGGCGAAACCAGAACACAGCGGCTACTACGTCCTGCTCTCGAATATCTACGCGTGTGCGGGAAAATGGGAGAAGATCGAGAGCGTGAGGGAGATGATGAAGGAGAAGCTTGTTAAGAAACCGCCAGCGTGGAGTGTAATAGAGATTGATGGGAAGATAAACAAGTTCTCCATGGGAGATGATCATCCTGAGATGGGTAAGATCAGAAGGAAGTGGGAAGAGATTTTGGGGAAGATAAGATTGGTAGGGTACAAGGGGAACACAGAGGATGCGTTTTTTGATGTGGACGAGGAAGAGAAGGAGAGTGCAATTCATATGCATAGCGAGAAGCTTGCTATTGCGTATGGTATGATTAAGACTAAGCCTGGTACAATTATTAGGATAGTGAAGAACTTGAGGGTGTGTGAGGATTGCCATACGGTAACAAAGCATATCTCTGAGGTTTATGGTAGAGAGTTTATTGTAAGAGACCGGAACAGGTTTCATCATTTTAGAAATGGATTATGTTCATGCAGAGATTATTGGTGA
- the LOC106375474 gene encoding D-lactate dehydrogenase [cytochrome], mitochondrial: MALASLFARSRRTASSSFIRSSRQLLHSTPNKNGDVSSISAQKGRRRIPNWWSRSLVPLAIAAASAASFAVLNQSISQSSALDSKGVKVGGKGSTELVVKGEYKEVPKELVAELKTILQDNLTTDYEERYFHGKPQNSFHKSVNIPDVVVFPRSEEEVSKILKSCNQYKVPIVPYGGATSIEGHTLAPKGGVCIDMSLMKRVKALHVEDMDVVVEPGIGWQELNEQLEQYGLFFPLDPGPGATIGGMCATRCSGSLAVRYGTMRDNVISLKVVLPNGDVVKTASRARKSSAGYDLTRLIIGSEGTLGVITEVTLRLQKIPQHSVVAVCNFPTVKDAADVAIATMMSGIQVSRVELLDEVLIRALNMANGKNLKEVPTLMFEFIGTEAYAREQTQIVQEIASKHNGSDFVFAEEAEAKKELWKIRKEALWACYAMAPGHEAMSTDVCVPLSHLGELISRSKKELDASPLLCAVVAHAGDGNFHTCIMFDPNNEEQRKEADRLNNLMVHSALSMDGTCTGEHGVGTGKMKYLEKEHGIEALQTMKKIKKALDPNDIMNPAKLIPPHVCY, encoded by the exons ATGGCTTTAGCTTCTTTGTTCGCTCGCTCTCGTAGAACAGCTTCCTCCTCCTTTATCCGCTCTTCTCGTCAGCTCCTCCACTCGACGCCGAATAAAAACGGTGACGTGTCCTCGATCTCTGCACAGAAGGGTCGCCGGAGGATCCCTAACTGGTGGTCCAGGTCTCTTGTCCCGTTGGCGATAGCTGCCGCCTCCGCAGCATCTTTCGCGGTTCTGAACCAGTCTATCAGCCAATCATCTGCTTTGGATTCTAA AGGTGTGAAAGTTGGGGGAAAAGGAAGTACTGAGCTTGTAGTTAAAGGAGAGTACAAAGAGGTTCCTAAGGAGCTTGTTGCTGAGTTGAAAACAATCCTCCAG GATAACTTGACAACGGACTACGAAGAGAGGTACTTCCATGGGAAGCCCCAGAACAGTTTTCATAAGTCAGTAAACATTCCTGATGTTGTTGTTTTCCCGAG gtcCGAAGAAGAAGTCTCCAAGATTCTTAAATCCTGCAACCAATACAAG GTTCCTATTGTACCATATGGTGGTGCAACATCGATTGAGGGTCACACCTTGGCTCCAAAAGGAGGTGTGTGCATTGACATGTCACTAATGAAG AGGGTGAAAGCATTGCATGTGGAAGATATGGACGTTGTAGTTGAGCCTGGAATTGGCTGGCAGGAGCTCAATGAACAGTTAGAACAATACGGACTGTTCTTTCCTCTTGATCCAG GGCCAGGTGCAACCATAGGAGGCATGTGTGCTACACGTTGCTCTGGATCTTTAGCTGTAAG GTATGGAACTATGCGTGACAATGTCATAAGCCTTAAG GTGGTTCTTCCTAATGGAGATGTTGTGAAGACAGCTTCTCGTGCCAGAAAGAGTTCTGCTGG GTACGATTTGACCCGCTTGATTATTGGGAGTGAGGGGACTTTGGGAGTCATAACTGAGGTTACTCTTCGGCTTCAGAAAATCCCACAGCATTCAGTG GTGGCAGTGTGCAATTTTCCTACGGTTAAGGATGCAGCAGACGTGGCGATTGCTACTATGATGTCTGGAATACAG GTGTCAAGAGTGGAGCTCCTTGACGAGGTTCTAATAAGGGCTCTTAATATGGCTAATGGAAAAAACTTGAAGGAAGTTCCAACTCTGATGTTTGAATTTATAGGGACAG AGGCATATGCACGTGAGCAGACTCAAATCGTTCAGGAGATTGCTTCTAAACACAATGGATCAGACTTTGTGTTCGCTGAAGAAGCTGAAGCAAAAAAGGAACTCTGGAAG ATAAGAAAAGAGGCGCTTTGGGCTTGCTATGCGATGGCGCCAGGTCATGAAGCAATGAGTACA GATGTATGTGTCCCTTTATCTCACCTGGGAGAACTAATATCAAGATCCAAGAAAGAGCTTGATGCATCACCTTTGTTATG TGCCGTCGTTGCGCATGCTGGAGATGGAAACTTTCATACATGTATTATGTTCGATCCGAACAATGAAGAGCAGCGAAAAGAGGCAGACAGATTGAACAACCTTATGGTCCACAGTGCACTGTCCATGGACG GAACATGTACTGGAGAGCACGGTGTTGGAACAGGAAAAATGAAG TATCTGGAGAAGGAACATGGAATAGAAGCACTGCAAACTATGAAGAAAATCAAGAAAGCGTTGGACCCAAACGATATCATGAATCCAGCAAAGCTAATTCCCCCTCATGTCTGTTACTAA
- the LOC106375470 gene encoding myosin-binding protein 7 has protein sequence MDLVRCCDCGCDCSLNASWIRSVKRKHEELENYIPELDLDSSSSNAKVQIENECELLRETVTSQQESIQELYAELDEERNAASTAANEAMSMILKLQRDKAEIQMELRQFKRFAEEKMEHDQQELLALEDLVYKREQTVQALVCEAQGYKHRMMSYGVDESEFDGERNEFEYDLPAYDYPPLKCSLNENPDLEADVEDVEKYALTDSSPHGREDLKSLEQRISQMESFTPPHGDVSGGGRTYLEKEVVGQSPRRQRHLRGVSTGSSGSLLGTSKDQGPGLYAEGKGDLSETGDNEMDDRVYTIDSIHHSVSQSDVSEQKFKDDGYGDKLNQPDDHSDPGITKLYARLQALEADRESMRQAIVSMRTEKAQMVLLKEIAQHLSKDIIPERRLPLQKASTVGAFSFISLFKWITSFLFWRKRARRSKYMNGMQGSTMGLQMLLEKTPRIRQWRCLSRTQV, from the exons ATGGATTTAGTAAGATGCTGTGattgtggatgcgattgctctCTCAACGCTTCGTGGATTCGATCCGTCAAGAGAAAACACGAGGAGCTCGAGAACTACATACCTGAGCTTGACTTGGACTCGTCTTCTTCCAACGCGAAAGTCCAAATCGAGAACGAATGCGAGCTCCTGCGCGAAACCGTCACCTCTCAGCAGGAATCGATTCAAGAGCTCTACGCCGAGCTCGACGAGGAGAGAAACGCGGCTTCCACGGCTGCGAACGAGGCGATGTCTATGATACTGAAGCTGCAGAGGGACAAGGCTGAGATTCAGATGGAGCTGAGGCAGTTTAAGCGGTTTGCGGAGGAGAAGATGGAGCATGATCAGCAGGAGCTTTTGGCTCTTGAGGATTTGGTTTATAAGAGGGAGCAGACTGTTCAGGCGCTTGTTTGTGAGGCTCAGGGTTATAAGCATAGGATGATGAGTTATGGGGTTGATGAGTCTGAGTTTGATGGGGAGAGGAATGAGTTTGAGTATGACCTCCCTGCTTATGATTATCCTCCTCTTAAGTGTAGTTTGAATGAGAATCCAGATCTGGAGGCTGATGTTGAGGATGTTGAAAAGTACGCACTGACTGATTCTTCACCTCATGGTAGAGAAGATTTGAAGAGTTTGGAACAGAGGATAAGTCAGATGGAGAGCTTTACTCCGCCTCATGGTGATGTATCCGGAGGAGGGAGAACTTATTTGGAGAAGGAGGTGGTTGGTCAGAGTCCTAGGCGTCAGAGACATCTCAGGGGGGTCTCCACCGGTAGTTCAGGTTCACTATTGGGAACAAGCAAGGATCAAGGGCCTGGCTTGTATGCAGAGGGTAAGGGTGACTTATCAGAGACGGGAGATAATGAGATGGATGATAGAGTCTATACCATTGATTCTATCCATCACAGTGTATCTCAGAGTGATGTTTCTGAGCAGAAGTTTAAGGATGATGGCTATGGAGATAAATTGAACCAGCCTGATGATCATAGTGATCCTGGGATAACGAAGCTCTACGCGAGGCTTCAAGCACTGGAGGCTGACAGGGAATCGATGAGACAGGCGATTGTGTCTATGAGGACTGAGAAAGCTCAAATGGTTCTTTTGAAAGAGATTGCGCAACATCTATCGAAGGATATTATTCCTGAACGGAGATTGCCTCTGCAGAAAGCGTCTACTGTTGGAGCATTCAGTTTCATATCTCTCtttaag TGGATTACATCTTTTCTTTTCTGGAGAAAGAGGGCTCGTAGAAGCAA GTACATGAACGGGATGCAAGGGAGCACGATGGGGTTGCAAATGCTTCTAGAGAAGACTCCACGGATACGGCAATGGAGATGTCTTTCAAGAACGCAAGTGTGA
- the LOC106375466 gene encoding F-box protein At5g06550 produces the protein MPNSLLASSLRNRRRRSKSKRQKLIQNQPPSQETALTEEEEEEEEDEGNGFKLKTSAKHGVQPLGNLYFVNKGAVNVRNTGLGNLQVLTDELVLEILALLDAAHLGVLSTVTKSFYVFANHEPLWRNLVLEELKGDFLFAGSWKATYVASRYPKSQPFGGDGESVLKIRDFYSDYLFQSWLCANLEMKREWLERDNISRVRGLSVEEFITNFEEPNKPVLLEGCLDDWGAVKKWTKEYLSDVAGDVEFAVGPVEMKLENYFKYSDGVSEERPLYLFDPKFAEKVPVLDSEYEAPVYFREDLFSVLGNERPDYRWIIIGPSGSGSSFHIDPNSTSAWNAVITGSKKWVLFPPDVVPPGVHPSPDGAEVACPVSIMEWFMNFYGDTRSWNKRPVECVCKAGEVVFVPNGWWHLVINLEESIAITQNYVSRRNLLNVLEFLKKPNAKELVSGTNDRENLHDKFKKAIEEAYPGTIQELEKKAEEKRIAEEQKVTFWDAATDSKSGAFKFSF, from the exons ATGCCGAACTCGCTTCTAGCCTCCAGTCTCCGTAACCGGCGGCGCAGATCCAAATCCAAAAGACAAAAGCTCATTCAGAATCAACCTCCGTCTCAAGAGACGGCACTAacagaggaggaagaggaagaagaagaagatgaaggaaACGGGTTCAAGCTCAAAACTTCAGCAAAGCACGGAGTCCAACCTCTCGGAAACCTCTACTTCGTCAACAAGGGCGCCGTCAACGTGCGAAACACTGGTCTAGGCAACCTCCAGGTCCTCACCGACGAGCTCGTTCTAGAAATCCTAGCTCTCCTCGACGCGGCTCATCTCGGCGTTTTATCCACCGTCACCAAATCCTTCTACGTATTCGCTAACCACGAGCCTCTCTGGAGAAACCTCGTCTTGGAAGAGCTAAAAGGAGACTTTTTGTTCGCCGGGTCGTGGAAAGCCACCTACGTAGCGTCTCGTTATCCAAAGTCGCAGCCTTTTGGAGGAGATGGCGAATCGGTTTTGAAGATTAGAGATTTCTATTCTGATTACCTCTTCCAGAGCTGGCTATGCGCGAATCTCGAGATGAAGCGGGAGTGGCTTGAACGGGATAACATCTCCCGTGTGAGAGGCCTTTCCGTTGAGGAGTTTATTACTAACTTCGAGGAGCCGAATAAGCCTGTTCTGTTGGAAGGGTGTTTGGACGACTGGGGTGCGGTTAAGAAATGGACTAAAGAGTATCTGAGTGACGTGGCTGGTGACGTGGAGTTCGCTGTTGGTCCGGTTGAGATGAAGCTCGAGAACTATTTTAAGTACTCTGACGGAGTTAGCGAGGAGAGGCCGTTGTACTTGTTTGATCCCAAGTTTGCTGAGAAAGTTCCCGTTTTGGACTCGGAGTATGAGGCTCCTGTCTATTTTAGGGAAGATTTGTTTAGTGTTTTGGGAAACGAGCGGCCTGATTATAGATGGATTATAATCGGACCGTCCGGGTCTGGTTCTTCTTTCCATATTGATCCTAACTCGACCTCTGCTTGGAACGCGGTGATCACGGGTTCGAAGAAGTGGGTTTTGTTCCCGCCGGATGTGGTTCCTCCGGGTGTGCATCCGAGTCCTGATGGAGCGGAAGTGGCTTGTCCCGTTTCGATAATGGAGTGGTTTATGAACTTTTATGGTGATACTAGGAGTTGGAATAAGAGGCCTGTTGAGTGTGTGTGCAAAGCTGGGGAGGTGGTGTTTGTACCTAATGGATGGTGGCATCTGGTGATTAACTTGGAGGAATCTATTGCTATTACTCAGAACTATGTTAGCAG GAGGAATCTACTGAACGTATTGGAGTTCTTGAAGAAACCAAATGCTAAAGAGCTCGTCTCCGGAACAAACGACAGAGAGAACTTGCATGACAAATTCAAGAAGGCCATTGAAGAAGCCTACCCTGGAACCATCCAAGAGCTAGAGAAGAAAGCAGAAGAAAAGAGAATAGCCGAAGAACAAAAAGTCACATTCTGGGACGCTGCAACAGATTCCAAATCTGGTGCCTTCAAGTTTTCTTTCTaa